In the genome of Cutibacterium equinum, one region contains:
- a CDS encoding FKBP-type peptidyl-prolyl cis-trans isomerase, with translation MNKPEVTLPDSAPDDLVIEDITVGDGPEASAGNLVEVHYVGVALSNGREFDASWNRGEPLTFQLGAGQVIPGWDEGVQGMKVGGRRKLVIPHHLAYGSQGIPGVIAGGETLVFVCDLVNVI, from the coding sequence ATGAACAAGCCCGAAGTGACCCTGCCCGATTCCGCCCCTGACGACCTCGTCATCGAGGACATCACGGTCGGCGACGGCCCCGAGGCCTCCGCCGGCAACCTCGTCGAGGTGCATTACGTCGGGGTGGCCCTCAGCAATGGCCGTGAGTTCGATGCCTCGTGGAACCGTGGAGAACCGCTGACCTTCCAACTGGGAGCCGGCCAGGTGATCCCCGGATGGGATGAGGGTGTTCAGGGCATGAAGGTCGGTGGACGACGCAAGCTCGTCATCCCCCACCACCTCGCCTACGGTTCGCAGGGTATTCCCGGCGTGATCGCTGGCGGTGAGACGCTGGTCTTCGTCTGCGACCTTGTCAACGTCATCTGA
- the rpsN gene encoding 30S ribosomal protein S14, which produces MAKKSKIAAQKKREKLVAQYAERRAELKAIITSPTASLDERMEASRRLSTLPRDSSPVRLRNRDQVDGRPRGYVGKAGVSRIRFREMAHRGELPGITKSSW; this is translated from the coding sequence ATGGCCAAGAAGTCCAAGATCGCCGCCCAGAAGAAGCGCGAGAAGTTGGTCGCCCAGTACGCCGAACGACGCGCCGAACTCAAGGCCATCATCACGTCTCCTACCGCCTCATTGGACGAACGCATGGAGGCATCGCGTAGACTATCCACCCTGCCGCGCGATTCATCCCCCGTGCGGCTGCGTAACCGTGACCAAGTCGACGGACGTCCTCGTGGCTATGTCGGCAAGGCCGGTGTGTCCCGTATCCGTTTCCGTGAGATGGCCCACCGCGGCGAACTCCCCGGAATCACGAAGTCAAGCTGGTGA
- a CDS encoding type II toxin-antitoxin system PemK/MazF family toxin, whose protein sequence is MTKVTVAPITSTLKGLSSEVPLDTRNGVDHACAASLDNVMTIPVSLLGRTVGFLRPEQEHDLAVAMVLAYDLEISILGN, encoded by the coding sequence ATGACCAAGGTGACAGTCGCGCCCATCACGTCAACGCTGAAGGGCTTGTCGAGCGAGGTACCACTGGACACCCGCAATGGAGTCGACCATGCATGTGCGGCGTCCCTCGACAACGTGATGACGATTCCGGTATCCCTCCTAGGGCGCACCGTCGGCTTCCTTCGCCCTGAGCAGGAGCATGACTTGGCCGTGGCGATGGTTCTTGCCTACGACTTGGAGATCTCCATTCTTGGCAATTGA
- a CDS encoding metallophosphoesterase, which translates to MKTWVKAAAGMVGLGLSGLTYGVVEAHRFVVRHLEVPVLKPGSSLLRVLHVSDFHALARQKDKRQFIRGLADLEPDLVIDTGDNFCSADSLQPLLDDMAGLLERPGAFVFGSNDYLAPSFTNPFTYLLRGRSRAPEKPVPELPHEQLRQAFTSAGWLDLNDKSGTLEVEGHRLAFRGTDDAHHHRDHYEKVAGPADGEASLNIGVTHAPYLKILDAMIGDGMDIVFAGHTHGGQVCLPVKGAIITNCDLDTDRVKGLSQHSSGGRTGWLHVSAGVGSSPYAPYRTFCRPEVTLLTLVPRS; encoded by the coding sequence ATGAAGACGTGGGTGAAAGCAGCCGCCGGGATGGTTGGCCTCGGCCTGTCTGGCCTGACCTATGGTGTCGTTGAGGCCCATCGTTTCGTGGTGCGCCATCTCGAGGTGCCGGTACTCAAGCCAGGCAGCTCACTGCTTCGGGTGCTCCACGTCTCCGACTTCCACGCGCTGGCTCGTCAGAAGGACAAACGCCAGTTCATCCGTGGGCTGGCTGACCTCGAGCCGGACCTCGTCATCGACACTGGGGACAATTTCTGCTCGGCTGACTCCCTACAGCCTCTCCTCGATGACATGGCCGGACTCTTGGAGCGTCCGGGCGCATTCGTGTTCGGATCGAATGACTACTTGGCGCCATCCTTCACGAACCCGTTCACGTATCTGTTACGGGGGCGTTCGCGCGCACCGGAGAAGCCCGTACCAGAACTCCCCCACGAGCAGTTGAGGCAGGCGTTCACGTCGGCGGGGTGGTTGGACCTCAACGACAAGTCGGGGACCTTGGAGGTGGAGGGCCATCGTCTGGCTTTCCGCGGTACTGACGATGCCCATCATCACCGCGACCATTACGAGAAGGTCGCGGGACCTGCCGATGGTGAGGCGAGCCTCAATATCGGCGTCACCCATGCGCCGTACCTCAAGATCCTTGACGCCATGATCGGTGACGGCATGGACATCGTGTTCGCGGGCCACACCCATGGCGGACAGGTGTGCCTTCCCGTCAAGGGAGCCATCATCACCAATTGTGATCTCGACACAGACCGCGTCAAGGGATTGTCACAACACAGCAGCGGCGGGCGCACCGGATGGCTTCATGTCTCGGCCGGAGTGGGGTCCTCTCCTTACGCCCCATACCGGACATTCTGCCGACCGGAAGTGACTCTCCTGACCCTCGTACCACGGTCCTGA
- a CDS encoding ribbon-helix-helix domain-containing protein: MTTQIAVRLPDELVRFLDQSVADGIVTSRAEMVSRAVEREMRHQAAVADAAILTTDGPRDDLDELVAWAATNAFLED; this comes from the coding sequence GTGACGACACAGATTGCAGTGCGGCTTCCTGACGAGCTCGTCAGATTCTTGGATCAGAGTGTCGCCGATGGCATCGTCACGAGTCGGGCGGAGATGGTGAGTCGGGCCGTTGAGCGCGAGATGCGACACCAGGCGGCTGTTGCAGATGCCGCGATTCTTACCACCGACGGCCCCCGAGACGACCTCGACGAGTTAGTCGCATGGGCCGCCACCAACGCATTTCTTGAGGACTGA
- a CDS encoding type B 50S ribosomal protein L31 — translation MKQGIHPDYHPVVFRDISADMAFLTRSTATSSKQIEWEDGNTYPVIDVDITSASHPFYTGKAKIVDTAGRVEKFNRRYGKK, via the coding sequence ATGAAGCAAGGCATTCACCCCGACTACCACCCCGTGGTCTTCCGTGACATCTCGGCGGACATGGCCTTCTTGACCAGGTCCACTGCCACCAGTTCCAAACAGATCGAGTGGGAGGACGGAAACACCTACCCGGTCATCGACGTCGACATCACCTCGGCCAGCCATCCCTTCTACACGGGCAAGGCCAAGATCGTTGACACCGCTGGACGTGTCGAGAAGTTCAACCGCCGCTACGGCAAGAAGTAA
- a CDS encoding YaaA family protein yields the protein MLTLISPAKSLDLESPAPRNPSTEPRLLDETAKLAAIMAKKTVSDLRTLMGVSEEIATLNVERYRAFQPGTPDNARPAGVTFDGAVYRGMDPQSFDTRDWTEAQKTVRILSGLYGVLRPLDLIQPYRLEMGTALRTERGNTLVSWWKDQIRDLVAADLEDSPGPKVIVNLASAEYFQAVEGIDATIISPRFESRDRQGRWKVISFTAKTARGLMAGWMIRNRVRTVKALTDFHDGWEYCADVSSSDIPVFRKLD from the coding sequence GTGTTGACCCTCATCTCCCCCGCCAAGTCGCTGGACCTTGAGAGCCCCGCTCCCAGGAACCCATCCACTGAGCCCCGACTGCTCGACGAGACTGCCAAGCTCGCAGCGATCATGGCCAAGAAAACGGTTTCTGACCTGCGCACCCTCATGGGGGTCTCCGAAGAGATCGCCACCCTCAACGTCGAGCGCTACCGTGCCTTCCAGCCTGGCACCCCCGACAACGCGCGTCCCGCTGGCGTCACCTTCGACGGAGCCGTCTATCGAGGCATGGACCCGCAGTCCTTCGACACCCGGGACTGGACCGAAGCCCAGAAAACCGTGCGCATTCTGTCGGGTCTCTACGGCGTCCTGCGTCCCCTCGACCTCATCCAGCCTTACCGCCTCGAGATGGGCACCGCCCTGCGCACCGAGCGCGGCAACACCCTGGTCAGCTGGTGGAAGGATCAGATCCGCGATCTGGTCGCCGCTGATCTTGAGGACTCCCCCGGCCCGAAGGTCATCGTCAACCTGGCCTCGGCCGAGTACTTCCAGGCTGTCGAGGGAATCGACGCCACGATCATCTCCCCGCGCTTCGAGTCACGGGATCGTCAGGGCCGTTGGAAGGTCATATCGTTCACCGCCAAGACGGCGCGCGGCCTCATGGCGGGATGGATGATCCGTAACCGTGTTCGCACGGTCAAGGCGCTCACCGACTTTCACGACGGGTGGGAGTACTGCGCTGACGTCTCCTCCTCGGATATCCCCGTCTTCCGCAAGCTCGACTGA
- the rpmF gene encoding 50S ribosomal protein L32, which yields MAVPKRKKSRSTTRHRRAQWKTTPTQLVEIRVEGKVLRVPRNLVKAYHSGLIDAEN from the coding sequence ATGGCAGTACCGAAGCGAAAGAAGTCCCGTTCGACCACGCGTCATAGGCGGGCCCAGTGGAAGACCACGCCAACACAGTTGGTTGAGATCCGCGTTGAGGGCAAGGTCCTGCGGGTCCCGCGAAATCTGGTCAAGGCCTACCACTCTGGGCTGATCGACGCCGAGAACTGA
- a CDS encoding nucleoside/nucleotide kinase family protein: MTPDQAIARARTLVESGRRCILGLCGEPGAGKTTLSHLLGKELGQTCAVVPMDGFHLAQAEIERRGRADRKGAPDTFDGWGFLSLVRRLAAADEPVVYAPMYQHGCGEPIAGAIPIPREVPLVIVEGNYLLLAEEPWCLLAPLFTQTWYVEVDPQLRMQRLISRHVAAGKPPEDAATWANGPDERNAALIRTTKTRADDVVLMN, translated from the coding sequence GTGACCCCGGATCAAGCAATCGCTCGCGCCCGGACTCTCGTCGAGTCCGGGCGTCGTTGCATCCTCGGACTGTGTGGCGAACCGGGTGCTGGCAAGACGACCCTGTCCCATCTTCTCGGGAAGGAGCTGGGACAGACCTGCGCCGTCGTCCCCATGGACGGGTTCCACCTTGCCCAGGCCGAGATCGAGCGACGCGGCCGCGCCGACCGCAAGGGGGCTCCCGACACCTTTGACGGCTGGGGTTTCCTGTCCTTGGTGCGACGTCTGGCCGCCGCCGACGAGCCGGTGGTCTATGCACCGATGTACCAACACGGGTGCGGCGAGCCCATCGCCGGGGCCATCCCGATACCGCGCGAGGTGCCGCTCGTCATCGTTGAAGGTAATTACCTCCTGCTGGCCGAGGAGCCGTGGTGCCTGTTGGCGCCGCTGTTCACCCAGACCTGGTACGTCGAGGTCGATCCTCAGCTACGGATGCAGCGACTCATTTCTCGGCATGTGGCCGCAGGAAAGCCACCCGAAGACGCCGCGACCTGGGCCAATGGCCCCGACGAACGCAATGCCGCGCTGATTCGAACGACGAAAACCCGTGCCGATGATGTCGTCCTGATGAACTGA
- the rpmG gene encoding 50S ribosomal protein L33 yields the protein MAKKSTQLRPIIKLRSTAGTGYTYVTRKNRRNTPDRLVLKKFDPIVRRHVEFKETR from the coding sequence ATGGCCAAGAAATCCACACAGCTACGCCCCATCATCAAGCTGCGGTCGACAGCTGGAACCGGTTACACCTACGTCACCCGCAAGAACCGACGCAACACCCCGGATCGTCTCGTCCTCAAGAAGTTCGACCCCATCGTGCGTCGTCACGTCGAGTTCAAGGAGACCCGCTGA
- the rpmB gene encoding 50S ribosomal protein L28 yields MSRRCQVRGTKPGFGNNVSHSQRHTKRRWNPNIQKKRYWVPSLGRKVTLTLTPKAMKEIDRRGVDVVVAEMLARGEKI; encoded by the coding sequence ATGTCACGACGCTGCCAGGTCCGCGGCACCAAGCCAGGATTCGGTAACAACGTCTCGCACTCCCAACGCCACACGAAACGTCGCTGGAACCCAAACATCCAGAAGAAGCGCTACTGGGTGCCGTCGTTGGGTAGGAAAGTCACCCTGACCCTGACCCCCAAGGCGATGAAGGAAATTGATCGTCGTGGCGTCGACGTCGTCGTCGCCGAGATGCTCGCTCGAGGAGAGAAGATCTGA
- a CDS encoding transglycosylase domain-containing protein, with product MSEPSRILGAMRSDRHGKLYPLAMFGIVSILAGLLAAGFVVPVAALAGGGLKMVADSMEELPAELMSTPQAQKSHILMADGSVLATFYDENREYVPLSKISKQMQTAQVAIEDNRFFSHGAIDLKGTSRAFVTNVAGSARQGGSTLTQQYVKQIRIEAAVAAGNEAGVQAAQEPTITRKVQELRYAVAMEKKLSKEQILERYLNIAYYGDGAYGVEAAARHYFGTTAANLDLPQSAMLAGLVQNPVAYDPVNHPEAAMNRRNIVLGRMAQLNLISTDEARKAEAVVFDKSKVVYPKNGCISSKYPFICDYAYRTLLTMPSLGKNPSERAKMVKRGGLTIQTSIDPKVQDAAQKAVSDVVGPRDPVLAGTAIVQPGTGLLMAMAQSRPVMGAKSGQTYYNYLVPASMGGATGFQAGSTFKAFTMAAALAKGIPISKHYTASSPMDFTGEKFTNCKGTFKSGPFRVRNSTGHSWNIGLREAAAWSVNTYFVQLEQDVGMCEVTKMAKNSGVKLSSGKDVVTTFQNVPSFTLGTAFVSPLSMASAYATFASRGVQCDPIILKSVKSRNGSAIKVPTGNCKRVMSQKVADGVNSVLSDVMDATGRHATIPGGFPQAGKTGTTDDHEAAWFDGYTPHAAGVAMVAADLGNPYFRGDKARSIKGIRTSTGVHLNGSGGSDAGKIYRAAMAGALKDKPPTKFHSPTAELRYGKLVAIPNTDGMSYSEAKEAIRKAGFRTRMWHVWDDTEPGTYLGSDPDDKARSGETIALKVSKGPEPEPERTFAPRSRSQDQPGTPDSNPPGSQVNPPDAQNPSGAQNPPGAQNPPRPKPGPRRGGDQQNPPGLTRPR from the coding sequence GTGTCTGAACCCTCACGTATTCTTGGGGCCATGCGCTCAGACAGGCACGGCAAGCTATACCCCTTGGCCATGTTCGGAATCGTCAGCATCCTGGCCGGATTGCTGGCGGCCGGATTCGTCGTGCCCGTCGCCGCTCTGGCTGGTGGCGGCTTGAAGATGGTGGCTGACAGCATGGAGGAACTGCCTGCGGAATTGATGAGCACCCCGCAGGCCCAGAAGTCCCACATCCTCATGGCGGATGGGTCGGTGTTGGCCACCTTCTACGACGAGAACCGTGAGTACGTCCCGTTGTCGAAGATCTCCAAGCAGATGCAGACCGCCCAGGTGGCCATTGAGGACAACCGCTTCTTCTCCCACGGTGCGATCGACCTCAAGGGCACCTCCCGTGCTTTCGTGACGAATGTTGCTGGATCGGCTCGTCAGGGCGGTTCAACCCTGACCCAGCAGTACGTGAAGCAGATCCGCATCGAGGCTGCCGTCGCGGCTGGCAATGAGGCGGGCGTGCAAGCTGCCCAGGAGCCGACGATCACCCGAAAAGTGCAGGAGTTGCGCTACGCGGTGGCGATGGAGAAGAAGCTGTCCAAGGAACAGATCCTGGAGCGTTATCTCAACATCGCCTACTACGGTGACGGCGCATATGGCGTCGAGGCTGCGGCCCGTCACTACTTTGGGACGACGGCGGCCAACCTCGATCTCCCACAGTCAGCGATGCTTGCTGGCCTGGTGCAGAACCCGGTCGCCTACGACCCGGTGAACCATCCTGAGGCCGCCATGAACCGCCGAAACATCGTGTTGGGCCGCATGGCTCAGCTCAACCTCATCAGTACTGACGAGGCTCGCAAGGCCGAAGCGGTCGTCTTCGACAAGTCGAAGGTCGTCTACCCGAAGAATGGCTGCATCTCCTCGAAGTACCCCTTCATCTGTGACTACGCCTACCGCACGCTGCTCACGATGCCCAGCCTGGGCAAGAACCCCTCCGAGCGGGCCAAGATGGTCAAGCGTGGCGGTCTGACGATTCAGACCAGTATCGACCCGAAGGTCCAGGACGCTGCTCAGAAGGCTGTCTCGGATGTCGTCGGTCCCAGGGATCCCGTCCTCGCCGGGACTGCGATCGTCCAGCCTGGCACCGGCTTGCTCATGGCCATGGCGCAGTCACGGCCTGTCATGGGCGCGAAGTCCGGACAGACCTATTACAACTATCTGGTTCCCGCTTCGATGGGCGGCGCCACGGGTTTCCAGGCAGGATCAACCTTCAAGGCCTTCACGATGGCGGCGGCCCTCGCGAAGGGAATACCCATCAGCAAGCACTACACGGCCTCGTCCCCCATGGATTTCACCGGGGAGAAGTTCACCAACTGCAAGGGCACCTTCAAGTCCGGTCCCTTCCGGGTGCGCAACTCGACTGGTCACTCGTGGAACATCGGTCTGCGTGAGGCTGCGGCATGGTCGGTGAACACCTACTTCGTCCAGTTGGAGCAGGACGTCGGCATGTGTGAGGTCACCAAGATGGCCAAGAACTCCGGGGTCAAACTCTCCAGCGGCAAGGACGTGGTGACGACCTTCCAGAACGTTCCGTCGTTCACCCTCGGTACCGCGTTCGTGTCGCCGCTGTCGATGGCATCGGCCTACGCAACCTTTGCGTCGCGCGGTGTCCAGTGCGATCCGATCATCCTCAAGTCGGTCAAGAGTCGTAATGGTTCTGCCATCAAGGTGCCGACCGGCAACTGCAAGCGGGTCATGTCACAGAAGGTCGCCGACGGCGTCAACTCCGTGCTCTCCGATGTGATGGATGCCACCGGTAGACATGCCACGATCCCAGGTGGTTTCCCACAAGCGGGCAAGACCGGTACGACCGACGACCACGAGGCTGCCTGGTTCGACGGCTACACCCCGCACGCCGCTGGTGTGGCCATGGTCGCGGCTGACCTCGGCAACCCCTACTTCCGTGGTGACAAGGCGCGGTCCATCAAGGGAATCCGGACATCAACCGGGGTCCACCTCAATGGTTCCGGTGGCAGTGACGCCGGAAAGATTTACCGGGCTGCCATGGCAGGTGCCCTCAAGGACAAACCCCCGACGAAGTTCCACTCACCGACTGCTGAGCTTCGCTACGGCAAGCTCGTGGCGATCCCGAACACGGACGGCATGAGCTATTCCGAGGCCAAGGAAGCTATCCGCAAGGCTGGGTTCCGGACGAGGATGTGGCATGTCTGGGACGACACCGAACCGGGGACTTATCTCGGTTCGGATCCAGACGACAAGGCCCGTTCCGGAGAGACCATCGCCCTCAAGGTGTCGAAGGGGCCCGAGCCCGAGCCTGAGCGGACTTTCGCTCCGCGGTCACGGTCACAGGATCAGCCGGGCACCCCCGACAGCAACCCGCCTGGCAGTCAGGTGAATCCGCCTGACGCCCAGAACCCCTCTGGAGCTCAGAACCCTCCTGGAGCTCAGAACCCACCCCGCCCCAAACCAGGACCCCGACGTGGCGGCGACCAGCAGAATCCACCTGGTCTGACGAGGCCACGCTGA